One stretch of Deltaproteobacteria bacterium DNA includes these proteins:
- a CDS encoding PepSY domain-containing protein, with product MIPARTLRILRPFALPAAALAVLGFTAPAAFADDDDQPIAPDEIQRIEDALAGKGYTDVHDIEVDDGRYEVDARNAEGQPVDLELDLKTLEILHEKRD from the coding sequence ATGATCCCCGCTCGAACGCTCCGCATCCTGCGTCCCTTCGCCCTGCCGGCCGCGGCCCTGGCCGTGCTCGGCTTCACCGCGCCGGCGGCCTTCGCCGACGACGACGACCAGCCGATCGCGCCGGACGAGATCCAGCGCATCGAGGACGCCCTCGCAGGCAAGGGCTACACCGACGTGCACGACATCGAGGTGGACGACGGCCGCTACGAGGTCGACGCCCGCAACGCCGAAGGCCAGCCGGTCGACCTCGAGCTCGACCTGAAGACGCTCGAGATCCTGCACGAGAAGCGCGACTAG
- a CDS encoding PepSY domain-containing protein: MTPRRLPIGAAWLAALLAAAAPGARAGDAERARAGVQAGRYVPLASILDWLDARYHGRAIEVELEDDEDEPPTYEVEWLTPQGRVVEFEFDARSGELLEREGRGLEDAAR; this comes from the coding sequence GTGACCCCGCGTCGTCTTCCCATCGGCGCCGCCTGGCTCGCCGCGCTCCTCGCCGCCGCGGCACCGGGCGCGCGGGCCGGTGACGCCGAGCGCGCCCGCGCCGGCGTCCAGGCGGGCCGCTACGTGCCGCTCGCCTCGATCCTCGACTGGCTCGACGCGCGCTATCACGGGCGCGCGATCGAGGTGGAGCTCGAGGACGACGAGGACGAGCCGCCGACCTACGAGGTCGAGTGGCTGACGCCGCAGGGGCGGGTCGTCGAGTTCGAGTTCGACGCGCGCAGCGGGGAGCTGCTCGAGCGCGAGGGGCGGGGCCTCGAGGACGCGGCGCGGTGA
- a CDS encoding response regulator transcription factor: MRVLVVEDEPELAAKLGRALAAAGFAVDLAHDGEHAAFLGRSEPYDAVVLDLGLPRLDGLSVLRGWREGGVGAPVLILTARGRWSEKQAGFAAGADDYLVKPFELGEAVLRVQALVRRTRGHASPEIRAGGLCLDTHRGEVSLGGEPVALTAQEYRLVAYLMHHAGGVVSRAELLDHVYERGLDPDSNVIDVLIGRVRRKIGAARIETVRGRGFRLRALPA; encoded by the coding sequence GTGAGGGTGCTGGTCGTCGAGGACGAGCCGGAGCTCGCCGCCAAGCTCGGCCGCGCGCTCGCTGCGGCCGGCTTCGCCGTCGATCTCGCCCACGACGGCGAGCACGCTGCCTTCCTGGGCCGCAGCGAGCCCTACGACGCCGTGGTGCTCGACCTCGGGCTCCCGCGGCTCGACGGGCTCTCCGTGCTGCGCGGCTGGCGCGAGGGCGGCGTCGGCGCCCCCGTCCTGATCCTGACCGCGCGCGGGCGCTGGAGCGAGAAGCAGGCCGGCTTCGCGGCCGGCGCGGACGACTACCTCGTGAAGCCCTTCGAGCTCGGCGAGGCCGTGCTGCGCGTGCAGGCGCTGGTGCGGCGCACCCGAGGCCACGCCTCGCCCGAGATCCGAGCGGGCGGCCTGTGCCTCGACACGCATCGGGGCGAGGTCTCGCTCGGCGGCGAGCCCGTGGCGCTGACGGCCCAGGAGTACCGGTTGGTCGCCTACCTGATGCACCACGCCGGCGGCGTCGTGTCGCGCGCGGAGCTGCTCGACCACGTCTACGAGCGCGGGCTCGACCCCGACTCGAACGTGATCGACGTCCTGATCGGGCGCGTGCGGCGCAAGATCGGCGCGGCGCGCATCGAGACGGTGCGCGGGCGCGGCTTCCGCCTGCGGGCGCTGCCCGCGTGA
- a CDS encoding ATP-binding protein, which produces MRRPSLAGRLLASALLGLALLLPLGGIALSWGFRRAAEAAFDERLDAWSQAVVAGLAADAGGGERARPAGDPRFDRPLSGWYWEARAGGARVAASRSLWDAELPAPAPAPGAGAPRVVPLAGPRGQRLRALVRRVTLPGVEVPLELVVAGDDGALRREIARFDALLLAALGGLGAAVLALGALQVRLALRPLQALAGELREVRTGTRERIGDAAPRELAALADSLNALLAHDAELVRRARDQAADLAHALKTPLSLIRAEGEELGGERGARITAQSDTMWRHLERRLARAPRPAVAGVRTPIAPVLAALAETLRRLYPACTIELDAPADALFPGAREDLEEIAGNLLENACKWARGRVRARARTETDALVLAFDDDGPGLAPAARDHVLARGGRLDEQTPGSGLGLAIVREVVAQYGGALRLEAGELGGLCALVEVPAGGGPRGLAPR; this is translated from the coding sequence GTGAGGCGCCCCTCGCTGGCCGGCCGGCTGCTGGCCTCCGCGCTCCTCGGCCTGGCGCTCCTCCTCCCGCTCGGGGGGATCGCACTCTCGTGGGGCTTCCGGCGCGCGGCCGAGGCCGCCTTCGACGAACGGCTCGACGCCTGGTCGCAGGCGGTGGTGGCCGGGCTCGCCGCGGACGCCGGCGGCGGCGAGCGCGCGCGGCCGGCCGGGGATCCGCGCTTCGACCGCCCCCTCTCGGGCTGGTACTGGGAGGCACGCGCGGGTGGCGCGCGGGTGGCGGCCTCGCGCTCGCTGTGGGACGCGGAGCTGCCGGCGCCGGCGCCGGCGCCGGGGGCGGGGGCGCCGCGCGTCGTCCCCCTGGCCGGCCCGCGCGGCCAGCGGCTGCGTGCGCTCGTCCGCCGCGTGACGCTTCCCGGCGTCGAGGTGCCGCTCGAGCTGGTGGTGGCCGGTGACGACGGCGCCCTGCGCCGGGAGATCGCCCGCTTCGACGCGCTCCTGCTCGCGGCGCTCGGCGGGCTCGGCGCCGCGGTGCTCGCCCTCGGAGCCCTGCAGGTGCGGCTCGCCCTGCGCCCCCTCCAGGCGCTCGCCGGCGAGCTGCGCGAGGTGCGCACGGGCACGCGCGAGCGGATCGGCGACGCGGCGCCGCGCGAGCTCGCAGCGCTCGCCGACTCGCTGAACGCGCTCCTCGCCCACGACGCCGAGCTGGTCCGCCGCGCCCGCGACCAGGCCGCCGACCTCGCGCACGCGCTGAAGACGCCGCTCAGCCTGATCCGCGCCGAGGGCGAGGAGCTCGGCGGGGAACGAGGCGCGCGGATCACGGCCCAGAGCGACACCATGTGGAGACATCTGGAGCGGCGCCTGGCACGCGCGCCCCGGCCGGCGGTCGCCGGCGTGCGGACGCCGATCGCGCCGGTCCTCGCCGCCCTCGCCGAGACGCTGCGTCGCCTGTACCCGGCGTGCACGATCGAGCTCGACGCGCCGGCCGACGCCCTCTTTCCCGGCGCACGCGAGGACCTCGAGGAGATCGCGGGCAACCTGCTCGAGAACGCCTGCAAGTGGGCGCGCGGGCGGGTGCGCGCGCGCGCCCGCACCGAGACGGACGCCCTCGTGCTCGCCTTCGACGACGACGGGCCGGGGCTCGCGCCCGCCGCCCGCGACCACGTGCTCGCGCGCGGCGGGCGCCTCGACGAGCAGACGCCCGGCTCCGGGCTCGGGCTCGCGATCGTGCGCGAGGTCGTGGCCCAGTACGGCGGCGCGCTCCGGCTCGAGGCGGGCGAGCTCGGCGGCCTGTGTGCGCTCGTGGAGGTGCCGGCGGGCGGCGGGCCCCGGGGGCTCGCGCCCCGGTAG
- a CDS encoding VOC family protein translates to MNPISIRHLDHVVLRVRDVEASLRFWRDALGCPVERASDALGLYQLRAGESLIDLVPVAGPLGRAGGAPAGEEARNVDHVALALTAFDEPAIRAHLEAHGIAAGEVAPRYGAGGMGPSLYVKDPDGNTVELKGPPAPP, encoded by the coding sequence GTGAACCCGATCTCGATCCGCCACCTCGACCACGTCGTGCTGCGCGTGCGCGACGTCGAGGCCTCGCTGCGCTTCTGGCGCGACGCCCTGGGCTGCCCCGTCGAGCGCGCGAGCGACGCGCTCGGGCTCTACCAGCTCCGCGCCGGCGAGAGCCTGATCGACCTCGTTCCCGTCGCGGGCCCGCTCGGCCGGGCGGGAGGCGCGCCCGCGGGCGAGGAGGCGCGCAACGTCGATCACGTCGCGCTCGCGCTCACGGCCTTCGACGAGCCCGCGATCCGCGCGCACCTCGAGGCCCACGGGATCGCAGCAGGCGAGGTGGCGCCCCGCTACGGCGCCGGCGGCATGGGACCGTCGCTGTACGTGAAGGACCCCGACGGCAACACGGTCGAGCTGAAGGGCCCGCCGGCGCCGCCGTAG
- a CDS encoding tetratricopeptide repeat protein, giving the protein MSIRPAAPGSGRLALAWSLLAVLALLAGCAGGSEERLAQARALQDAGAFHESIEPLRELLAQEPEASEAQFLLGVALLQTGQPRLAIVPLERAALSSGYHVPAGLLLATTFLSIGAYEQSIRAADGVLAADPAHTAARHLRAQALLGAQRREEALAEAERLYQAAPGDLQAGLLYGAILAELGRTDEAERMYAGLEAAAAASGDAVAATRGCLARAAFFEDSRHDDARAEAQLLGCLEKAPSDPLVLRLASAFYDERQRGEEATASWRRALEREPANLDLRQLLALRLERAGQAEEARALLREGIEQVGGVPAWIALVQLEQRAGRPAAALAVLEQAEELESPPPEKLLFLKGDLLLDLGRLDEAEQLAGRLQEPAFRELLTGRILLARGDAAGALAALEAGLQRWPNHAGAHYLAALAARQGGDIGRAIAELRESVRIDPGATDAALLLATLEASRGAHQESLEAARLFLERRGGARPEGYLLAIQAERALGRFDDARATAGRLRERGFPREAALAGSEIEAAAAGSGPAGAAAGAASLRASGLDLGEPANEPVLRRLTGLLLAAGRNDEALATVDRARARESRASLAELRGSVLLRLGRPGDARAAFEDALAHDPRDARARVGLAALAQERGDLDGALALYDEAATTLPDDPGPRYAAAQIVLARGDRAGARERLEELVRLHPDHAGAANDLAWLLASDGRELDRALALAQRAHGLDPSPEVADTLGWVHLQRGETDTAVGLFEQALAGAPDSQAMRFHLGLALARRGERERAAETLRSALAPGPFPDAEAARSELARLAAPGDPPEDTEGPAPP; this is encoded by the coding sequence ATGTCGATCCGCCCGGCCGCCCCCGGATCCGGTCGTCTCGCGCTGGCGTGGTCGCTGCTTGCCGTCCTCGCGCTGCTCGCCGGCTGCGCCGGCGGCAGCGAGGAGCGGCTCGCGCAGGCGCGCGCGCTCCAGGACGCAGGCGCCTTCCACGAGTCGATCGAGCCCCTGCGCGAGCTGCTGGCGCAGGAGCCCGAAGCGAGCGAGGCGCAGTTCCTGCTCGGCGTCGCGCTCCTGCAGACGGGGCAGCCGAGGCTCGCGATCGTCCCGCTCGAGCGCGCTGCGCTCTCGTCCGGGTACCACGTGCCGGCGGGCCTGCTGCTGGCGACGACCTTCCTGTCCATCGGGGCCTACGAGCAGTCGATCCGGGCCGCCGACGGCGTGCTCGCAGCCGACCCCGCGCACACCGCTGCGCGGCATCTGCGCGCGCAGGCCCTGCTCGGCGCGCAGCGTCGCGAGGAGGCCCTGGCCGAGGCGGAGCGCCTCTACCAGGCCGCGCCGGGGGACCTCCAGGCGGGTCTCCTGTACGGCGCGATCCTGGCCGAGCTCGGCCGCACCGACGAGGCCGAGCGCATGTACGCCGGCCTCGAGGCGGCGGCGGCCGCGAGCGGCGACGCGGTGGCGGCGACGCGCGGCTGCCTCGCCCGCGCCGCCTTCTTCGAGGATTCCCGCCACGACGACGCCCGGGCCGAGGCGCAGCTTCTCGGCTGCCTCGAGAAGGCACCCTCCGATCCGCTCGTGCTGCGCCTCGCCAGCGCGTTCTACGACGAACGCCAGCGCGGCGAAGAGGCGACCGCGTCCTGGCGGCGCGCGCTCGAGCGCGAGCCTGCGAACCTCGACCTCCGGCAGCTCCTGGCGCTGCGCCTGGAGCGCGCGGGGCAGGCGGAGGAGGCCCGCGCCCTGCTGCGCGAGGGGATCGAGCAGGTCGGCGGGGTGCCGGCGTGGATCGCGCTGGTGCAGCTCGAGCAGCGTGCAGGCCGGCCCGCCGCCGCGCTCGCGGTGCTCGAGCAGGCCGAGGAGCTCGAGTCGCCGCCGCCCGAGAAGCTGCTCTTCCTGAAGGGCGACCTGCTCCTCGACCTCGGGCGCCTCGACGAGGCCGAGCAGCTCGCCGGCAGGCTCCAGGAGCCGGCGTTCCGCGAGCTGCTGACGGGCAGGATCCTGCTCGCGCGCGGCGACGCCGCCGGCGCCCTCGCCGCGCTCGAGGCCGGGCTGCAACGCTGGCCCAACCACGCCGGCGCCCACTACCTGGCCGCGCTCGCGGCGCGCCAGGGCGGCGACATCGGGCGCGCGATCGCGGAGCTGCGCGAATCGGTGCGCATCGACCCGGGTGCGACCGACGCGGCGTTGCTGCTCGCCACGCTCGAAGCCTCACGCGGCGCGCACCAGGAGTCGCTCGAGGCCGCCCGCCTGTTCCTCGAGCGGCGCGGCGGTGCGCGGCCCGAGGGCTACCTGCTCGCGATCCAGGCCGAGCGTGCGCTCGGCCGCTTCGACGACGCCCGCGCGACCGCGGGCCGGCTGCGCGAGCGCGGCTTCCCGCGCGAGGCGGCGCTCGCGGGGTCCGAGATCGAGGCCGCGGCCGCCGGCTCCGGGCCCGCGGGCGCCGCGGCCGGCGCCGCGTCGCTCCGCGCGAGCGGCCTCGACCTGGGCGAGCCCGCCAACGAGCCCGTGCTGCGCCGCCTCACCGGGCTGCTGCTCGCGGCGGGCCGGAACGACGAGGCGCTGGCGACCGTCGACCGCGCCCGCGCGCGCGAGAGCCGCGCCTCGCTCGCCGAGCTGCGGGGCAGCGTCCTGCTCCGGCTCGGGCGTCCCGGCGACGCGCGCGCCGCCTTCGAGGACGCGCTCGCCCACGACCCGCGCGATGCGCGCGCGCGCGTGGGCCTCGCCGCGCTCGCCCAGGAGCGCGGCGACCTCGACGGGGCGCTCGCGCTCTACGACGAGGCCGCCACCACCCTGCCGGACGACCCGGGGCCCCGCTACGCCGCCGCCCAGATCGTGCTCGCGCGCGGCGACCGCGCCGGCGCGCGGGAGCGGCTCGAGGAGCTCGTACGCCTGCACCCGGACCATGCCGGCGCCGCCAACGACCTGGCCTGGCTGCTCGCGAGCGACGGCCGCGAGCTCGACCGTGCGCTCGCGCTCGCGCAGCGCGCGCACGGCCTCGACCCGAGCCCCGAGGTCGCCGACACGCTCGGCTGGGTGCACCTCCAGCGCGGCGAGACCGACACCGCGGTGGGTCTCTTCGAGCAGGCCCTCGCGGGCGCACCCGACTCCCAGGCCATGCGCTTCCATCTCGGGCTCGCGCTCGCGCGCCGCGGCGAGCGCGAGCGGGCCGCCGAGACCCTGCGCAGCGCCCTCGCGCCCGGCCCGTTCCCGGACGCGGAGGCCGCGCGCAGCGAGCTCGCGAGGCTCGCGGCTCCAGGGGACCCGCCCGAGGACACCGAGGGCCCGGCACCGCCGTGA
- a CDS encoding D-alanine--D-alanine ligase: protein MRVGLVYGGRSVEHEVSLQSAASILRNLDPSRYEVWLVAIDHDGHWRLGAPGSSLESALARGVPVQLPATPAQNALQPLAGPSGPTPLDVLFPIVHGHGGEDGTLQGLLELAGLPYVGSGVLGSAIQMDKEVSKRLLEQAGIPVCPWRVVREAELARDPRGVALRVADELGLPVFVKPANSGSSVGIAKVKEVRALPRALAEATRYDTKLLVERALDAREIEVAVLGDDTPEASVPGEIRPRREWYDYEAKYVDESTELLVPAPLSEEESERVRDLALRAFRALEGTGLGRADFLLERASGTFYLNELNSLPGFTEVSMYPRLWEASGLPYPQLLDRLVELALAHHARRSKLATLFRRG, encoded by the coding sequence CTGCGGGTGGGGCTCGTCTACGGGGGCCGCTCGGTCGAGCACGAGGTCTCGCTGCAGTCGGCGGCCTCGATCCTGCGCAACCTCGACCCCTCGCGCTACGAGGTCTGGCTCGTCGCGATCGACCACGACGGGCACTGGCGCCTCGGCGCCCCGGGCAGCTCGCTCGAGAGCGCGCTCGCGCGCGGCGTCCCCGTGCAGCTTCCGGCGACGCCCGCGCAGAACGCGCTCCAGCCCCTGGCCGGCCCCTCGGGCCCGACCCCGCTCGACGTGCTGTTCCCGATCGTGCACGGCCACGGCGGCGAGGACGGCACGCTCCAGGGCCTGCTCGAGCTGGCCGGCCTGCCCTACGTCGGCTCGGGCGTGCTCGGCTCCGCGATCCAGATGGACAAGGAGGTCAGCAAGCGGCTGCTCGAGCAGGCGGGCATCCCCGTCTGCCCGTGGCGCGTCGTGCGCGAGGCCGAGCTGGCACGCGATCCGCGCGGCGTGGCGCTGCGGGTCGCCGACGAGCTCGGCCTCCCGGTGTTCGTGAAGCCGGCGAACTCGGGCTCCTCGGTCGGCATCGCCAAGGTGAAGGAGGTCCGCGCGCTCCCCCGCGCGCTCGCCGAGGCCACGCGCTACGACACCAAGCTGCTCGTCGAGCGCGCGCTCGACGCCCGGGAGATCGAGGTGGCGGTTCTCGGGGACGACACACCCGAGGCGTCGGTGCCGGGTGAGATCCGGCCGCGCCGAGAGTGGTACGACTACGAGGCCAAGTACGTGGACGAGAGCACCGAGCTGCTCGTCCCCGCACCGCTCTCCGAGGAGGAGAGCGAGCGCGTGCGCGACCTCGCGCTGCGCGCCTTCCGTGCGCTCGAGGGCACGGGGCTCGGCCGGGCCGACTTCCTGCTGGAGCGCGCGAGCGGGACCTTCTACCTGAACGAGCTCAACAGCCTGCCCGGCTTCACCGAGGTCTCGATGTACCCGCGGCTGTGGGAGGCGAGCGGGCTGCCCTACCCGCAGCTCCTCGACCGGCTCGTCGAGCTGGCGCTCGCGCACCACGCGCGGCGCAGCAAGCTCGCGACGCTCTTCCGGCGCGGCTAG
- the larE gene encoding ATP-dependent sacrificial sulfur transferase LarE translates to MPYADSLAPALAAKAAALDERLRTAGRVLVAFSGGVDSSFLAWAAHRALGDGALAVTALSPSYPAAHRRVAEQVVRACGLRHRFVGTREMESAAYRANAPDRCYHCKSELFAVLGALRDAEGFDAVAYGVNTDDTGDFRPGHRAASERGVLSPFLDVGLAKAEIRALSRAAGLPTADLPASACLSSRLPYGTEVTPERLAQVEAGEERLRALGFRQVRLRHHGELARIEIDPGELPRALDPSAARAIVAAIKPLGFRFVSLDLEGYRTGALNEVLFVGDFAASR, encoded by the coding sequence ATGCCCTACGCCGACTCCCTCGCCCCCGCCCTCGCCGCGAAGGCCGCCGCCCTCGACGAGCGCCTGCGTACCGCGGGCCGGGTGCTGGTGGCGTTCTCGGGCGGGGTCGACTCGAGCTTCCTCGCCTGGGCGGCCCACCGGGCGCTCGGCGACGGGGCGCTCGCGGTGACCGCCCTGTCGCCCTCCTATCCCGCAGCGCACCGGCGGGTCGCCGAGCAGGTGGTGCGCGCGTGCGGGCTGCGGCACCGCTTCGTCGGCACCCGCGAGATGGAGAGCGCGGCCTACCGCGCCAACGCGCCCGACCGCTGCTACCACTGCAAGTCCGAGCTCTTCGCGGTGCTCGGCGCGCTGCGCGACGCGGAGGGCTTCGACGCCGTCGCCTACGGCGTCAACACCGACGACACCGGGGACTTCCGGCCCGGCCACCGCGCCGCCAGCGAGCGCGGCGTGCTCTCGCCCTTCCTCGACGTCGGGCTCGCAAAGGCCGAGATCCGCGCGCTCTCGCGGGCCGCGGGCCTGCCGACCGCGGATCTGCCGGCGTCGGCCTGCCTGTCCTCGCGCCTGCCCTACGGCACGGAGGTCACGCCCGAGCGGCTCGCGCAGGTGGAGGCGGGCGAGGAGCGCCTGCGCGCGCTCGGCTTCCGGCAGGTGCGCCTGCGCCACCACGGCGAGCTGGCGCGCATCGAGATCGACCCGGGCGAGCTGCCGCGCGCGCTCGATCCGTCCGCGGCCCGCGCGATCGTGGCCGCGATCAAGCCGCTCGGCTTCCGCTTCGTCTCGCTCGACCTCGAGGGCTATCGCACGGGTGCGCTCAACGAGGTGCTCTTCGTCGGCGACTTCGCCGCCTCGCGCTGA
- a CDS encoding tetratricopeptide repeat protein, translated as MPADEVDAGARAPVPPPAGRSLPARALAVVALAFVAIGLGLYGPSLEGPFLSDDLLYLEGNPNLRLPFTAALERMLDPYFANWTPVHHLLLLVEWRLFGAWTAPYHVVNVVLHAAAATALAAAAARAGLSRGAALAAGVLLLVHPAASEAVVWISQSKTLLCVSFGLLALERWIAHLQAPSRGRHVAVLAAGLLALLAKPAALPLPLILLGTAFCLRANLRRAAADLLPLLLGAPLAFLLNLYAQAIGGGVAPWFGGSALATAQILPWVVWRYLRLAVLPVGLAHGVHPAPITGWSDPALLGPLLALAAAAASVTILCLRRRERAIGPLWFVAMLAPVAQVVPMAVVYADRYLYAALPGAIWLLVQLGDEWAHARGPRAARALAVTTAAAALALAAGTVTRARIWADPEALYRESARAFPLGRFAWTGVGSVLDRRGDLAGAAAAYRHSLHAYPDDPQVRYLLGDVRLRQGDAARALYGFEEALRLAPESFASERSFIEGRVRGLRARGVRPVPDPPEAPPPSGPREGQ; from the coding sequence GTGCCCGCAGACGAGGTCGATGCCGGCGCCCGCGCGCCCGTCCCGCCGCCGGCCGGCCGCAGCCTGCCCGCGCGTGCCCTCGCGGTGGTCGCGCTCGCCTTCGTGGCGATCGGCCTCGGGCTCTACGGCCCGTCCCTCGAAGGGCCCTTCCTCTCCGACGACCTGCTCTACCTCGAGGGCAACCCGAACCTGCGGCTGCCGTTCACGGCGGCGCTCGAGCGGATGCTCGACCCCTACTTCGCCAACTGGACGCCCGTCCATCATCTCCTGCTGCTCGTCGAGTGGCGGCTGTTCGGGGCCTGGACGGCGCCCTACCACGTCGTCAACGTCGTGCTGCACGCGGCGGCGGCGACGGCCCTCGCCGCCGCTGCCGCCCGGGCCGGGCTGTCGCGGGGAGCGGCCCTCGCCGCCGGCGTCCTCCTGCTGGTGCACCCGGCCGCCAGCGAGGCGGTCGTCTGGATCAGCCAGTCGAAGACGCTTCTATGTGTCAGCTTCGGGCTGCTCGCGCTGGAGCGCTGGATCGCGCATCTGCAGGCGCCGTCCCGGGGGCGGCACGTGGCCGTGCTGGCTGCGGGCCTGCTGGCGCTGCTGGCCAAGCCGGCGGCGCTGCCGCTGCCGCTGATCCTGCTCGGCACCGCCTTCTGCCTGCGCGCGAACCTGCGCCGCGCCGCCGCCGACCTCCTGCCCCTGCTGCTCGGCGCCCCGCTGGCCTTCCTGCTCAACCTCTACGCGCAGGCGATCGGCGGCGGCGTGGCGCCCTGGTTCGGCGGCTCGGCGCTCGCCACCGCGCAGATCCTGCCGTGGGTGGTCTGGCGCTACCTGCGCCTCGCCGTGCTGCCGGTCGGGCTCGCCCACGGCGTGCACCCCGCGCCGATCACGGGATGGAGCGATCCCGCGCTGCTCGGCCCGCTGCTGGCGCTGGCCGCCGCGGCCGCCTCCGTCACGATCCTGTGTCTCCGGCGCCGCGAGCGCGCGATCGGCCCGCTCTGGTTCGTGGCGATGCTGGCGCCGGTGGCGCAGGTGGTGCCGATGGCGGTGGTGTACGCCGACCGGTACCTCTACGCCGCCCTGCCGGGCGCGATCTGGCTGCTGGTGCAGCTCGGCGACGAGTGGGCGCACGCGCGGGGGCCGCGGGCGGCCCGCGCGCTGGCGGTGACCACCGCCGCCGCCGCCCTCGCCCTCGCGGCCGGCACCGTCACCCGGGCGCGGATCTGGGCCGACCCGGAGGCGCTCTACCGCGAGTCCGCCCGGGCCTTCCCGCTCGGCCGCTTCGCCTGGACCGGCGTCGGCAGCGTGCTCGACCGGCGCGGCGATCTCGCCGGCGCCGCCGCCGCCTACCGCCACTCGCTCCACGCGTATCCCGACGACCCGCAGGTGCGCTACCTGCTGGGCGACGTGCGGCTGCGCCAGGGCGACGCCGCGCGCGCCCTCTACGGCTTCGAGGAGGCGCTGCGCCTGGCGCCGGAGAGCTTCGCCTCCGAGCGCAGCTTCATCGAGGGCCGCGTACGGGGGCTCCGCGCGCGGGGCGTGCGGCCCGTCCCCGACCCTCCCGAGGCGCCGCCCCCGTCAGGGCCCCGCGAAGGACAGTAG